One Turneriella parva DSM 21527 genomic region harbors:
- a CDS encoding cytochrome c3 family protein, whose product MDPRLFKAIKYGTPVVLVALAAWIIWAPPARVGYAPEQPIAYSHAKHAGEYGIDCQYCHTGVTTGKKAGVPSMNTCMNCHVSVGYGKPGVEKLKKFYEKKQPLEWVRIHNLPDHVRFPHAPHIKQLLKDGQPTKTACTPCHGDVANMKVVEQVQSLNMGFCVNCHKDYRNDAEYKNHGVNINCNTCHY is encoded by the coding sequence ATGGATCCACGACTCTTCAAAGCAATAAAGTACGGAACTCCCGTCGTTCTCGTCGCGCTGGCGGCGTGGATTATCTGGGCCCCCCCGGCCCGGGTCGGTTACGCGCCTGAGCAGCCGATAGCCTATAGCCACGCAAAACACGCGGGTGAATATGGCATTGATTGCCAATATTGCCACACCGGCGTCACAACCGGCAAAAAGGCCGGCGTGCCCAGCATGAACACGTGTATGAACTGCCACGTTTCGGTTGGCTACGGGAAACCGGGTGTCGAGAAGCTCAAGAAATTCTACGAAAAGAAGCAGCCGCTCGAGTGGGTTCGCATTCATAATCTGCCCGATCACGTGCGCTTTCCGCATGCGCCCCACATTAAGCAGCTTCTGAAAGACGGCCAGCCGACCAAAACGGCCTGCACGCCGTGCCACGGTGATGTTGCCAACATGAAGGTGGTTGAACAGGTTCAGTCGCTCAACATGGGCTTCTGCGTCAACTGCCACAAAGATTACCGCAACGATGCAGAATACAAGAACCACGGTGTGAACATTAACTGTAACACCTGCCATTACTAA
- a CDS encoding c-type cytochrome, translating to MKKQYIFLTMAALAMAATACGKKPEADAAPGAAAAISGETVYNEKGCVTCHGAQGKGDGPVGAALKPKPRNFADAKWKNGTDLASVIKAIETGIAGSGMAPYKGVLSDEEIKAVAEHVRKLGGKN from the coding sequence ATGAAAAAGCAATATATCTTCCTCACTATGGCTGCGCTAGCCATGGCAGCAACTGCCTGCGGCAAAAAGCCTGAAGCTGATGCGGCACCTGGTGCAGCTGCCGCGATCTCTGGCGAAACCGTCTACAATGAAAAAGGTTGCGTCACCTGCCACGGCGCTCAAGGTAAAGGCGATGGCCCGGTGGGCGCTGCACTGAAACCCAAGCCCCGTAACTTTGCCGATGCAAAGTGGAAAAACGGAACCGACCTCGCTTCAGTCATCAAGGCGATTGAAACTGGTATAGCGGGTTCTGGCATGGCACCTTACAAAGGCGTTCTCTCAGATGAAGAAATCAAAGCCGTAGCTGAGCACGTGCGCAAGCTCGGTGGCAAGAACTAA
- a CDS encoding 4Fe-4S dicluster domain-containing protein translates to MSNETTAQTKVFRSFEEVGATPEEAQQDLALWNGKSEFPSNIEEMIERGVNANLDRKSFLTFMGASISMATLAACREPVEKIVPYVDRPMEYQPGQARYFASTRISNRGITPILVKTREGKPIKIEGLAEHPLYKGATTADTFASIWDLYDPDRVKSPLKKDGSSFKAAKWDEAIAEAAALLKGKARVIASPTFSPAEESARARLGAAVVYDATGTLSEVVAGNKASFGSAAIPAHRFDEADAILAIEADFLGTWLASDLYTKQFASRRDPAGKMNQLFVAESAMSLTGSNADRRLALVAGSHTTFALGLANLLLPGSALAGDGNVRAAVQAYTPAVVAKVTGLEEKQIIALAEDLKNFKGRSLVVGGGVNARTALAGELQIAVNLLNAILGNEGKTVSTKAALKGNLNISDAAQLEALIADMKAGKVETLVVDRCNPVYDLPVASGFAEAIKSVKNVIFIGDHLNDTAVLATQVLPVSHFLEAWSDAAAHGVYGIVQPVIRPLSDTMPVLEIYGRLTGNNTSAYEQVKKSHAANARGQSWNSTLASGFAVVEQPGAGAARAFRSAALKDVKPPVEAQVGYRLNLIESVGLGDGAGANISFRHELPDPVTKITWDNVLLISPADAKTLKIKTQDLLRVSAGKVTFEIPAFVQPGMRRGSLALAIGFGQSHIGKVGAGVGQNGYALQTYNAGQIGSSGISVTLEKIGKYDMLASTQRHYEFAVIRGLARQVDLKTFEKAAREKKPELLHEHEEKPFGGKAKGLYDKHNYEEGYRWNLNIDLNKCTGCSSCVMACYSENNIPAVGKSEINRGREMSWLRIDRYYIYENDAAEKADADLVNPDVFFQPVMCQHCENAPCENVCPVGATGHSSDGLNYMAYNRCIGTRYCSNNCPYKVRRFNWFENWEDKLRDPQQYALNPDVTVRSRGVIEKCSFCQQRISEKRQLAKVEGRAVRDGEIQTACQQACSAGAITFGNINSADTQVKKANDNMRTYKILAQINVEPSVKYMVRVKNRPEAKA, encoded by the coding sequence ATGTCAAACGAGACAACAGCCCAGACCAAAGTTTTTCGCTCATTTGAAGAAGTGGGCGCAACGCCAGAAGAAGCGCAGCAAGATCTGGCGCTCTGGAACGGCAAAAGCGAATTTCCCTCGAACATCGAAGAGATGATCGAGCGCGGTGTAAACGCGAACCTCGACCGCAAGAGCTTTCTCACCTTTATGGGCGCCTCGATTTCGATGGCGACGCTGGCTGCCTGCCGCGAGCCCGTTGAAAAGATTGTGCCCTATGTCGACCGCCCGATGGAATACCAGCCCGGCCAGGCGCGGTATTTTGCCAGCACACGCATCAGCAATCGCGGCATCACGCCTATACTGGTTAAAACCCGCGAAGGCAAACCAATCAAGATCGAAGGCCTTGCGGAGCACCCACTTTACAAAGGTGCTACGACTGCAGATACCTTCGCCTCAATCTGGGATCTCTACGACCCAGACCGTGTCAAGTCACCGCTGAAAAAAGACGGCTCGTCATTCAAAGCCGCCAAATGGGATGAAGCAATTGCCGAAGCGGCTGCCCTGTTGAAGGGCAAAGCACGCGTCATCGCCAGCCCCACTTTCTCACCTGCTGAAGAGAGCGCCCGGGCTCGCCTCGGTGCGGCTGTGGTTTATGACGCTACGGGCACGCTCAGCGAAGTCGTGGCCGGCAATAAGGCGAGCTTCGGCAGTGCCGCGATACCTGCCCACCGATTCGACGAAGCTGACGCCATTCTCGCAATCGAAGCTGATTTTCTGGGTACATGGCTGGCTTCTGACCTCTATACTAAACAGTTCGCGTCGCGCCGCGACCCCGCTGGCAAGATGAATCAACTGTTTGTGGCTGAATCAGCGATGTCGCTCACCGGCAGTAACGCAGACCGCCGCCTGGCGCTCGTTGCAGGCTCACACACTACGTTTGCTCTCGGGCTTGCCAATCTGCTGCTGCCGGGCTCGGCGCTTGCAGGTGATGGTAATGTGCGCGCGGCAGTGCAGGCATATACTCCTGCGGTAGTTGCTAAAGTTACCGGCCTCGAAGAAAAACAAATTATAGCGCTCGCAGAAGATCTCAAAAACTTCAAAGGCCGTTCGCTGGTTGTGGGCGGTGGCGTGAACGCACGCACCGCGCTCGCGGGCGAGCTGCAGATTGCAGTCAACCTGCTGAACGCCATTCTTGGTAACGAAGGCAAGACAGTTTCAACCAAAGCTGCCCTCAAGGGCAACCTCAACATCAGCGACGCCGCTCAGCTCGAGGCACTCATTGCCGACATGAAGGCCGGCAAGGTAGAAACTCTGGTCGTCGATCGCTGCAACCCGGTCTATGATCTGCCCGTCGCTTCGGGTTTTGCAGAGGCGATAAAATCAGTAAAGAATGTTATCTTTATCGGTGACCACCTGAATGACACGGCAGTGCTTGCAACGCAGGTGTTGCCGGTGAGCCACTTTCTGGAGGCCTGGTCAGATGCAGCGGCTCATGGTGTTTACGGAATCGTTCAGCCGGTAATTCGCCCGCTGTCAGACACGATGCCAGTGCTCGAAATTTACGGCCGCCTGACAGGCAATAATACCTCGGCATACGAACAGGTCAAGAAAAGCCATGCTGCAAATGCGCGTGGCCAGTCGTGGAACTCCACACTTGCTTCTGGCTTTGCGGTTGTCGAGCAACCGGGTGCGGGCGCTGCGCGGGCCTTTCGCTCAGCGGCGCTCAAAGATGTAAAACCCCCGGTTGAAGCTCAGGTGGGCTATCGCCTGAACCTCATCGAAAGTGTAGGCCTCGGCGATGGCGCGGGCGCCAACATCTCGTTTCGCCATGAACTTCCAGACCCGGTGACCAAAATCACGTGGGATAACGTTCTTCTCATCAGCCCTGCTGACGCGAAGACACTGAAAATCAAGACGCAAGACCTGCTGCGGGTCAGCGCCGGCAAAGTTACATTCGAGATACCTGCGTTTGTGCAGCCGGGCATGCGCCGCGGTTCGCTTGCACTCGCGATCGGTTTCGGCCAGAGCCACATTGGCAAAGTCGGCGCAGGCGTCGGACAGAACGGTTACGCGCTGCAGACCTACAATGCTGGCCAGATCGGTTCGTCAGGTATCAGCGTTACCCTAGAGAAGATTGGTAAGTATGATATGCTGGCTTCAACGCAACGGCATTATGAGTTCGCAGTTATTCGGGGCCTCGCACGCCAGGTTGACCTCAAGACCTTTGAAAAAGCAGCCCGCGAGAAAAAGCCAGAACTGCTGCACGAGCACGAAGAAAAGCCATTTGGGGGCAAAGCGAAAGGCCTCTACGACAAGCATAACTACGAAGAAGGTTATCGCTGGAACCTGAATATTGACCTCAACAAGTGCACAGGCTGCTCGTCGTGCGTTATGGCATGCTATTCTGAGAATAACATTCCAGCAGTCGGTAAATCAGAGATCAACCGCGGCCGCGAAATGAGCTGGCTGCGCATCGATCGCTATTACATCTACGAAAACGACGCGGCAGAGAAAGCAGATGCCGACCTTGTAAACCCCGACGTGTTCTTTCAACCAGTCATGTGCCAGCATTGTGAAAATGCACCGTGCGAAAACGTCTGCCCGGTTGGCGCGACAGGCCACAGCTCTGACGGCCTCAACTACATGGCTTACAACCGCTGCATCGGTACCCGCTATTGCTCAAACAACTGCCCGTACAAAGTGCGCCGCTTCAACTGGTTCGAAAACTGGGAAGATAAGCTGCGCGACCCGCAGCAGTACGCTCTGAACCCCGATGTAACTGTGCGCTCGCGCGGTGTGATTGAAAAATGCTCATTCTGCCAGCAGCGTATCTCTGAGAAGCGCCAACTCGCCAAAGTTGAGGGCCGCGCGGTACGCGACGGCGAAATTCAAACGGCATGCCAGCAGGCCTGCTCGGCCGGCGCGATTACGTTTGGCAACATTAACAGCGCTGATACGCAGGTGAAGAAGGCAAACGATAACATGAGAACCTACAAGATTCTCGCGCAGATTAACGTTGAACCTTCGGTAAAATACATGGTGCGCGTCAAAAACCGCCCCGAAGCAAAGGCATAA
- the nrfD gene encoding NrfD/PsrC family molybdoenzyme membrane anchor subunit, whose product MATEKNIYHIGKPFAAMDDDVMRPIEAFPTKLWWGAFGVSIAAAVLGIATILYSWFVGLGIFAINNPVGWGFFIVNFVFWVGIGHAGTLISAILFLFRQKWRTSINRAAEAMTIFAVIVAAIFPLIHIGRPWFVYWAFPYPNERGPLWANFRSPLLWDLFAISTYFSVSLIFWYMGLVPDFATLRDRFERYKANSKIGAFLLQVKSISYRVLALGWVGSAKTWHHYEKMVMILSALATPLVLSVHTIVSFDFATSVIPGWHATIFPPYFVAGAIYSGFAMVMTLMIITREVFKLKEYITIKHLENMAIVILVTGMMVSFAYTVEFVMAAYSASHNEQYAFINRMTGPFAWAFWIMFTCNVVSPHFLWFKKLRTNIKMLFVISIVVNIGMWFERFVIVIISLHRDYLPSSWDSYDPTWADYAVLIGSFGIFFTLFLMFIRTIPSIALAEVKADEANASLSHH is encoded by the coding sequence ATGGCAACGGAAAAAAATATTTACCACATTGGCAAGCCGTTCGCGGCGATGGACGACGATGTCATGCGTCCGATTGAAGCTTTCCCGACCAAACTCTGGTGGGGAGCTTTCGGTGTTTCGATAGCTGCCGCCGTTTTGGGCATTGCGACGATTCTCTACTCTTGGTTCGTTGGTCTCGGTATCTTCGCGATCAACAATCCGGTCGGCTGGGGTTTCTTCATCGTGAACTTCGTTTTCTGGGTAGGCATCGGTCACGCGGGTACGCTCATTTCAGCGATTCTGTTTCTGTTTCGACAGAAATGGAGAACATCGATTAACCGCGCAGCTGAAGCGATGACGATTTTTGCCGTTATTGTTGCGGCGATTTTCCCGTTGATCCACATTGGTCGGCCATGGTTTGTTTACTGGGCTTTCCCTTACCCGAACGAACGGGGGCCACTGTGGGCAAACTTTCGTTCGCCGCTGCTCTGGGACTTATTTGCCATTTCAACATACTTTTCAGTTTCATTGATCTTCTGGTACATGGGCCTTGTACCCGACTTCGCAACACTGCGTGACCGCTTTGAACGCTACAAGGCGAACAGCAAAATCGGCGCCTTCTTACTTCAGGTAAAATCCATCTCATACCGCGTGCTCGCGCTCGGCTGGGTGGGGTCAGCAAAAACATGGCACCACTATGAAAAGATGGTGATGATTCTGTCGGCGCTTGCAACACCGCTCGTGCTTTCTGTACATACCATCGTTTCATTTGACTTTGCTACCTCGGTTATTCCAGGCTGGCACGCTACGATCTTTCCACCTTACTTCGTGGCCGGTGCGATCTATTCAGGTTTTGCGATGGTGATGACCCTCATGATCATCACACGCGAAGTTTTTAAGCTGAAAGAATATATCACAATCAAGCACCTTGAGAATATGGCGATTGTTATTCTGGTAACCGGCATGATGGTCTCATTTGCCTACACTGTAGAATTCGTTATGGCCGCTTATTCTGCGAGCCACAATGAACAGTATGCCTTCATCAACCGCATGACCGGGCCATTTGCCTGGGCGTTCTGGATTATGTTTACGTGCAACGTTGTATCTCCGCACTTTCTGTGGTTCAAGAAACTGCGCACGAACATCAAAATGCTCTTTGTCATATCGATCGTGGTCAACATCGGTATGTGGTTTGAGCGCTTCGTGATTGTCATTATTTCGCTGCACCGCGACTACCTGCCTTCAAGCTGGGATTCTTACGATCCGACCTGGGCAGACTACGCCGTACTCATCGGCAGTTTTGGTATCTTCTTCACGTTGTTCTTAATGTTCATTCGCACGATACCATCGATAGCGCTCGCTGAAGTCAAAGCTGACGAGGCGAATGCTTCGCTGAGCCACCACTAA
- a CDS encoding STAS domain-containing protein: MAEKLYFDVRYNGGLISATANGMLGFFTAPDFKNRITAWIEPGVTGIHIDLKLLTHIDSAGIAVLLQTVRSCADQEIEFKLLNPPAALRTIFEKSGLTASLG; encoded by the coding sequence ATGGCAGAAAAGCTCTATTTCGACGTCCGCTATAATGGAGGATTAATCTCTGCCACGGCCAATGGCATGCTGGGCTTCTTCACGGCTCCCGATTTCAAGAATAGAATCACTGCCTGGATTGAACCTGGCGTCACCGGTATACATATCGACCTGAAATTGCTCACGCACATCGATTCGGCGGGCATCGCCGTGTTGCTGCAGACGGTTCGAAGCTGCGCCGATCAAGAGATCGAATTCAAACTGCTGAATCCTCCGGCTGCTCTGCGCACGATATTCGAAAAAAGCGGATTAACAGCTTCGCTGGGTTGA